The Gossypium arboreum isolate Shixiya-1 chromosome 4, ASM2569848v2, whole genome shotgun sequence DNA segment gaaaacttagaaaattttcccatgatacaaagtcacatgcccgtgtggattcaggaacacgcccatgtgccttccacatgcccgtgtcctctagTCGTgaaactctctgactatgatgtcagtGACTAAATTAAACCaaacggccaagccacatgcctatgtgctaaGTTCTTGTCCctaacacggttgagacacatggccgtgtctcagcccgtgtggccaacacttaggctattttccaaacctttatgttacccttaatccttcacatctttaCACCCACCAAGGAAAcatatcatgacatcattttaatgatttagcatccTATATCAGGACACATTCATAACGTTAACATGTTATCTTTAACATGTCTcacatactcatataatatcaagtcAAGACACGACAATACCTATTCATTAGCCTTGTCATttaatgaccacttttaccaaattttcataatcgtcatcttattaccatattaaacatttaattcatggtcatgaccatttcgattggtcataaagcattcatcatgcacataattcctaacaccaaccatatatggccaacaagcataatcacatcatcatatcacaagcattagaacatagcatagatagataagttcacaaaccataatcaatatgagccacacttCATGGCCAGATGCAAATAACTCactataggccaatacatttggctaaccaCAATAACTCATATCATAAAActgagcccctatacatgccactcacttgaaaacactaacatatgtatcaatgctccaaaggtgatagcttgatagtgtgatgctgcctctgactatctctaaccccgagctaacttgacaaaactaaagaaatggaaaggagagggtaagctttatagcttagtaagatccTATGAAAAAAATAAGCAATCTATCAAATTgattctcaaggtaatacaaccctatttgcatttttacttatgttccagtcaagctattttctcgagtcatagttactaaattatttatatttggagctacagaacttcaaattaagatccgttaatttttcctaaaacttgactcatatatcttcttatcacaaaatttttagaattaagtatagtttattccttaaagttaccccttttttGCTATCTGATAGTTtcaacccctcttcactaaaaattagttatctcataATATgggacttggatgatgttcccgtctatttctcttgaaaatagacttattaataattctaagaatatatattataacccataaatattattttacaattttcaatgatttcctcaaatcagaacagaggatttcaaaatcattctgactctatctcacaaaaatttaaatatttcataatatgaaaacTCTTTTGCTTAAACAGTTTCatctattgaaactagactcattaggctttaatttcatattttattcagcctctaaatcaattttcacaattttttgtaaattttcaaagtcaatctgctgctgctgtccaaaactattttagtgtaaattaatgatactaagtttatcagaCCTTattaactcattttcaccacattggtaaaaatacatgtttatacataataagtatagacctataatcataaggtcatcacaaaatcattctcatatgcatgacttacctatttacatcctcaccaaatgtgcatcataaaccgaaatcatttctcatgagtttagcatacatacctgtgttactcaacatgctcatatacttactcatattcattccttattaatcatacaacatgaattgaattcacatctcattaatttcatgtaagtacctgtaatCACCTGTAAAATAACTCAAGTTCATTTTCTCTAATGACATACTTCATTGGAATTATCACCAACTCAGTTTTTCgagttacccgttgaacacttagaATACTAATGGATATACGAGAAGTTCACACCTAAGTGCCATATAAGTATCCAGAGCTACCTCATACTATGTAATGCTCGCATTTTGAGCTACTCATGGGTCTTTTTACCAAGTCAGTACCCGAACCCTATAGCACTATCATGTAACGCCTGTTCAttaagctactcacgggtctataCATAGAGTCAGCACCCGAACCCATATAGCGTTAACATGAAATGCTCGCTCAGCGAGTTAATCACGAGTTTAGTCACGAAGCCATTACCcagacccacattacatataacactcatctcatgaactcagacacaactcatgagttcagaccacatagtTTCTCATGACCTACTttgtgtatcctatactattcctgaggttcaacaggATTTCAAATCTAACCCGTTGCCATCGCACTTGCTCATAATGTAGGTTACTCTTATATCACATTATTTATACTTTCATGGCAACAAATAAGATTATGATACATGataacaataaaacatttatatatatatatatatatatattatcaacacacattatttacatatgtacttactcgtttcaatagaatatcatattccatcaaatttccaatgcattcaatcatcacatacatgttattaacatttggcatcactttctcgtATACAATATCTTCAACataaaattcaatacaatcatagcaagatagatttcaagtatattaacaataacatggatatcatacttatttaatcacacggacttacttcgaatgcaatttcggctaattactccattttagttcataacctcgtacttttcgatttaagctcaaatctcgattttcttgatctaacatgatgaaattaactcatttaatcatcacattaattaaaacattctataattcacaatttggcaagatgactattttgcccttaaactttacaaaaattatgattttgcccttaagctcgtaaattgatttatatcaaatttcctcctttaccaagcctataaaaattctatttataactatagaaactcacaatttcaattatttcacacatttacaccctattttacaaactttataaaataaccctttttaggtgttttcatgcaaactcctttcacaaaagttgtttattacacaaccatcactcattttattccaaaaaaattcagaaaacaacataaatACTCTCATGTAAAAAccttatactttcaaccattttgcaaaatggtcccctcattagttagctcatgctacaagggtcccaaaagtacaaaaattaccaAGAATGGCTATGAAAattacttacttgcaagaggataacctagctgaaattttaaagcttcaaaaaccccctcttttctggtattttcggtggagaaaaATATGATATCATtccctatttattttattttatttttagtcaaataagccacCAAATTCCACCTAACTTCGAAAATTATCTTATATTTATCTCTATGGTAGGCCAGCCTATATTTAAGGgtctattttcactttaaataccttaaattatggttctctagctatttaacacatttggctagcaaaacaaaacttttgtcatttatgcgatttagtcatttttcgtaattaagctcacaatcgctaagattaattcaccaaaatttttatgcacttatataatcatgctatgacacataaaataatattaaaaataatttctccgacctcagaatagtggttccgaaactactgttctgactaggccaaaatcgggctattacaatgcATATGATTGTTCGTGTGAAGGCCCAAGTTCATGTCTCAAACATTTCTTGAGATGGAAAGATTCCTAGCACTTAATAAAGCTACATGGACGGTGGCATTGAGGGAGGCACTTGGCTGGTCAACTTCATCATGTACAGTAGAATTCATGTACAACAATTAAGGGATAATTCGGTAATGCACAAACACAAACATGCACCGAATTTGGGGATGAACCAATTAAATACAAGCTGCCCATTCATGTGTTCAAGACACATTAAAGCTTTAAATTAGATAGATGCATGTCCAATACATCTAACATTCGACTAAGGAGAGTGAAGGAAGATTAAAGGTTGATCATTCATGGAATTTAAGCTTTCTTCTTAACTAAGCATTCATGAATGGATTTGGGGAAGGAATGTGTCTATTCAGATTTGGGGAAGCATTTAAGAACCAAATTTATTAATTATGTGTGAACACATCTAGATGTTAATTTGATTAGCAATTTAGGAGTCTATAAATAGCTTGAGTCTTGTCATTTGTAAAGTAAGACTCTTCTGAATATAACTTATATTTGTGAGATTTATTCTCTCTGGTTATTAACTTATCGAACTTATCAAACTTTCTAGTTTGTAGTGTTCAACAATTTGTCTTCTCACTCTGTTCCCCATCCCGGAGTGTGGTGGCTTCCTTTATATCGAGGTTCTAGTGAGTCTGAGTGTTAAATTGGTCTTTGCTTTAATATGCTAAGGTTCTTTAGTTAAGACTACTATTGGTCGAGGTTTTCCATCATTTGAACAGTTCAAGACGATCTATCCATTCAAGCAATTTTTCGAGCAATCCACACTTGGGAAATCGCATCAGGTTGGTTTAAGAGCTTTACAAGCTCAATTAAGACTCAATTTTGATTGTGACTCATATTATAGTTGTATTAGTGAATGTTTTGTTGTTCTTTTGAATATTTAAGCTGAATTCAAAAGTGATAATTGATGTTAACTGTCATAGCATCTTATAGGTCGGTCCAGAGACCTGATCGGAagtagggtgttacaaaaataatcTAAGTTTGTGAAAAATTTGAGCCCGAGAAAGCTTGTGCTCGAGAAAATCTAATCTTGAGCTTATCTGAGCTCGAAACAATCCTTGCCCGAGACTGACCCAAGGCCGGACCCGAGTTTGAGACTGATCTGATCTCAAGCTTGAGATAAATTCGATCTAAAACTTGCAAAATCCCAAATTAATAATGaaacaaatattaatatttaaaataattatatggtaatatttaaaataaaaataaaatatgaatgaaaactcataattatttaatttatgaaaatatatttaaatattatataataaattaaactaaatttaaaaaatatataaataattttatagcAATTATTAGATGTATAATAATTATTCaaagttaataattattcaaatttataaaatttaaatttagtgattatataaaaattataatgatgtaatatataaatttaatgatATGAAAAATCAAATTAAGCCTAAAGAACTCACCTATcgaatttgttaaattttaattaaatgaaaaattaaatttgtGTGTACTCATTGTACCCATAATTTATATGAAAATGAACGtgaaaacttttaaaataaattttatttttaatttgagacATTTTGATGAATACAAAACTGATAGAAATGACATGACTTTTGTGTTAATTTTAGCAAGTTACAAAAATTCTCTAATAAAGCAAAATGGGGTATACATGGGCACAAGGACAAATTTTGGACAATGTTTTCATTATAtctcattatattttatttataataattttatggtTTTTATAATTTGTTTAAGTTTTTTACTAATTATCGAtaactattatatttattatatatattgataattttatatttttcacaacttttactagttttatatttttctataatATTTTGAACTAAAGCTAAAATGAACGGGATAAATAGACGTTTATATTCAAATAAACTTGAACATTCATTTGTCCTAGATCATACTATACGtgtatttttagttttttaggattttagtttttttaatatATGGTACATGACATCTACATTAGCATACTTGTCTAAGTGGCATGTCATGTGCTAGCTTTTCATTAATTTTGTCAATTGCGTAAATGTTTGTTAACAATCAAATTAGTCAATGAAATTTTCGGGAAGGCTTAATTCTTTTTGTCATTGAGGGCCCAATTGAATACATTTTTCTAAAgctgaatttatttttattgggTAAACTACagaaataaaaatttatgaatGTTTTACATTAAATTTTAGTTACTAAACATTAATTTGTTACAAAATGTCATTAACGTTATCGATTTataacattttaatcacttaattattaagtaccattttaaatcataattttaaatcATATTTAGTCATTAGACTTTTTCTTCTAAAgcaatttagttatttttcttctattttcttttaactttcattttcccttttatttctttatttttctcattctttccttttcttcacAAAAGATTTGAAAACAAAAGACATAAATTTAATTTGTtgattgatattattatattttaaaccaTACATGAATTATAGTAAATTACTGAAGCACAATCaataaaattaaacttaaatataatttctaaaaattataacctaaaataaaatttaattaatctaatagataaaaatttaaatgaattaaaCATATATCCATGTTATACACAGAAATATCTTGTTTTCTTCTTACCTTTTACCAATTCTCATTATTTGATCCTTTCttttttgggtttcaattttgtcTTAAGTCTCGTCTCTTACAAAGAAACCTAACCCTTGTAATTAACTGTAAGTTTTTGCTCATTCCCGATGAGCAAGACAACAATTGAACTTGGAGAAAGGTTGAAGGCAATGAGCTGTTACTGGCTTCGTTGGATTTACTGGTTCAATTCTAGTTTGTTTAAATTAGGCAGGTGAAAGAGTAAGAAAGAAAAGGATTtaggttttattttaaattttatttttagatgAATGAaatttgttttgggttttaatttttagaaattgatttggatttaattttattgtttgggtaggagtaattttattataatttatgtaTAGTCTAAAATagaatgatattaataaaaaacTAATTTTATCTCTTTCACTTCtcaaatatttaaaagaaaaagaaaagaaaaggatcaGGAAAGTAAATAAtacaagaaaaggaaaagaagaaagaaagttaaaagaaaacaaaattaaatagctaaaaaaagtatagggattagatatgtaatttaatctaaaatttttgttcaaatgatgatttaacatatCGATAACTGATAAGTGACAAAAAAAAGTTACAAATCAATAACCTTAGCGACCATTTCATAACAAATTTAAATTTGGTGACCAAAACGTAATTTAAACAAAATATAAGTGACCATTTCTGTAGTTTAAAGAAAAAAGCAAAAGATCAGGGCGTGTCATTCACGCTCATTGAAAGGCGGTGGTGCTAGAATCAAACAGCTGATCTCTTTCGATTTCGTTACTTCACTTCATCGCCACATAATAAACACAGCGCGTCCTTCGTCTGTTGATTTTTCTCTAATTTCTCAATTCTCAATTCTCTTCTATGGTGGTAGCCACCAAACCAAAGCATGGCTATCTCTCTAAGTTCAGTGTTCGGGTTTAATTTAAAGGTGAGCAACTCATATCTATCTCttgtttctttattattcttACTACTTTTGGTCTTATTAGGATTGGTTTCTTTTGTTTCCATAAAAGCTTTTTATGCCATATTTGGTTGTTTTTTTAAACTGGGTTCTCATGTTTTCAGTAGTTCTAGCGATAAGCCAAAAAACCAAAAGTGGATTAATGCAAGAACCTGTTTTCTTAGCCTGATTTCCTTTTCCCTTATTTAATCTTAATGGTGGTCTGGATGAATGATTGTTGATTTTAGCCTGTTTCATTTTCATATGTAAAAACTTGTCAAACTTTGTTgccttatatattatattatgctACACATTATAACATTATTCTGGTTACACTGCATATTCTGCCTTTGTATTTTCCTGCTGATAACATTCCATAGTGTTTTGATgggtttgaaattttttaatttagttttatgtCTGTATATTTGCAATTCTGAATAGCAGTATGTCTCGAGATCCTGTATTGGAGGAGCTTCAGTACTTAAGGCCAACCCCAGTGTATCTCCCTTTCAAATGTATGGCTCGGGGGGACGTGTACACCAAAAAAGAAGGGGCTTATGTCTTTCAGTTGAAGACAGAGACCGACTAGTCGCGAATAGCAGCATAAAGGATTCTGGTGATGCTGAGAAGCTGGTTTCTGATGATCGAGTTTTGGCCCTGAATCCCCCATCATTGGATAATGAATCGCGCTCCCCTACCTCTGAGCCTAGTAATGGTTCAATGGTTTCTTCAACTCCGATGCAGGAGGCCTCATCACCTCCAAATATACAGACCACAACAAAAAAAGTATCTCTAACGGCTAAAGAAAGATTAAGGGCAGCTCGGGTTCTAAGCCGTTATGCAGAGTCAAAGTCATCTAAATCAGAGATGGGAAGTAATGTACTGGATGCTATGAGGGAAAGTGATAAGGGGAAAAAGAGATCTCGGCTTCCCGAAGCGCCTACAAATTTGTTCGATGACAGCAAACGAGGAATGCCAAAGCAAGGCCTTACTTTTCAGTTTCCGGGGGGAAATGATCTCCTTGTAATCATCTTTTCGGTCGTTTTTATCAGCACGGTAATGTTCACGACAACTTACATAGTATGGAAAGTTGGAGCCATACATTTTAATGAGTATTAAGATGAAGGGCAAGAATGAGGTACAAGGTCAAAAGTATCGCAGAAGAACACATGGCATCTTTGATTTCAGGTACAATCGATGTCCGAGCGTTATGCAGCCGATTTTTACTTTTCGATAAGCCATCTGTACGTGAATgtataaaaaaaattgtgtgaATGATGTTTTTATTATCAATGCTGAACCTCTCTGGCCAAATATATTAACTGGCTTGTTAAAACTGAGAGTCACTTTTGGGATAGTTTAGGTATCGTTACTGCCCGAACTTAGAGATACGATTTACAGGAGCTGTTGAAAGTGCTGCTGGCCAGATTGAATTTACTGCCTAGTTTTGGTAGGCTTTAGAGTCACATTGCTCGGTTTAGTGTATCTGGTTTTGCATTTCAGAAATGAAATCTAAGTTTACTGCATATGCTTTGTTATGGATTTGTTCTATCTTCTTATAATGAATGAAGcatgatttttcattaaatttgaCTCATTTAATAGCTCAAACACTTGTTTGAGTCAAACGAGTATTTACAAGTGTAAGTGTCTTGGGGAGAACTTGAAGATGACAAGCGGTCGATAGAAGGCCATCTAAATCTTTAATACTTGTTTAGGGTGAGTTGCTAATTGAGTGTCCATTGAAGTTCCTACATCATGACTAACTGTTGAATGGTAATTTAGGCGACCTTGTTTTGCTCGTGGGATGCCATAGGCATAACTACGTTTAAAACATAGAGAAAAGCAACCAAAATTTTGCCGGTCGGGGATAAAAACCTAAAATAATCGATTTGTTGATGCAAATATTGTCGGATTGTATTCACCGTGAGAACTACCTCGGGTCGGGTTCAAGCAACTAGCATTTAAATCAATGTTGTTAATTGAAGTGGTTAAAGTAAATGAACCCGAGTTAATTCCATCCATATAACTATCCTTAAGATTTGCAATCCTTTCTATTTTATACTTAGAGTAATATCTTTAGATCAATACATTAACAATATTAAAAGTAGGgttaattcattaattattttaacatccaAGTTAATGGCTGCACTAACAGAAAAACTTGATTGATATATTTTTGACTAGGACATCCGGTAGAAATAACCCACAGTAGGAAATGGGTGATTTGGTGTGGATTTAAAAAAGGAGAAACAGTTGATAGAGAAAGAAGATGCTGTTTCTAGATAATGTGCTTAAAACACAGTGTTAAAAACAGTTCATCCATGACTTCTCTTCCCTTGCCAACTCTCATTTTCTCCACGTTTATATCCCCACATTACACTTTAATGCTTTGACGGATAGAAGGTAAATATTGTTAAATCTATTATCATTTTACAGTAAGAACGTTTTACTCTACCATTAGCTCTATTTTATTATGGATTTATAATCTTTAAATCTATTATTACTTCTATGAATATTAGATATGTCCATCTTCGTCTTACCATACCTTATCACGTTTCactttaagttaattttattacttacctttaatattttcaatcttttaaagttaaataaatatttaaatattattcttcaaaaatatttaaacataaaatatatgatttttatataacattattatatttttatcttttaatagtttttatatatatatacacaataataaaatgataatttcattatgataattttatttactAAAACGAATTAAAGTGAGACAAGAAATTACTATAATCACTTATTATTTACTACTAAAAAATATTTACCTCACTCTGtctacttttcaaaaaaaaaaatcactcaaaaaattattcgatttaaaatcAGTTGGATTTTTGCTTATGCTTATTCCATCATCCCAATCCCAACATGTTTTTTAgccataaaaatcatcaaaattaaccACTTTAATTGAAATGACAGGCAAATAAGGCcaaacatgattttaatttgaaaGTTACGCACCATCGGAATATGAAGATCACACATTATTTGCTCAGGAAACAGTACCCTTTACCAATTCCCTAATAAAACCCCGGTGGATTAGGAGTTCAAGATTAGCTTTTGATCATGGAGAATTATTACAAATCTTCTAGCTGGACTGATTTCAGTGATAAAGTAAGCAATGATTCTTCTTTCATAGTCCCATGGACGATACCAGTTGAAGAAATTGCAGAAGATAAAGCTACAACAGTTTACACAAGTCATAGTCAAGCTGAGAAACGTCGCAGGGATCGGATTAATGCACAGCTTTCAGCTCTCAGAGAACTCATCCCCATGTCTCACAAGGTACTCACTTCCTATCAACATTGTTCTCTTCAGCTACAGTTTAAGTCGCTCAAAACCTAACTTGGGTTTTCTTTACAGATGGATAAGGCAGCTTTGCTGAAATGTGCAGTGGAACAAGTGAAGGATCTAAAGCGAAAAGCGGCAGAAATCAGCAAAGCTTTCAATATTCCGACAGAAATGGATGAAGTAACAGTAGATTGGGATCGTCCCCAAGACATAAATCCCAACGGTACAAGACAAGGTAACGACAGCAAAGACAAGATCTTCATCAGGGCTTCGGTCTGTTGTGATGACCGACCTGAAGTGTTCACTGAACTCATCAAAATCCTCAAAGGGTTAAGGCTAAACACCATTAAAGCTGATATTTCAAGTGTTGGTGGAAGAATGAAATGCAACTTCATCCTTTGCTACAATAGcattgatgaagaagaagaagaaggtgaaGGAGTTTCACCAACCACTCTAAAACAGTCATTGGATGTGGTTTTAAGTAGGATTGCTTCATCATCTGATGTTTCGGATTATCGTATTCGAAGCAAAAGGCAAAGGTTGTTCTTGCTTTCTCAGTTTACACAATCAagttaatttatatataaaaatatacacCATTTCCAAATAACATCAATGCAAGTTTGCAACCTTTCTTCGTTTCTTTTTAGTTTTACATTAGAGTATTTGATTCAGTCGATTGCTACGCGATCATATCCTCGAAAAGATTCTTCATTTTCCAAAAATTTAATCGGAGAACATTCTTTGACTAATAGAGGAACCGTTACAAATTAATGAAACCAAATATACCGAAAGATGGTGAGAAAAAGATAGGAGTAGACCTGTAACACTAAGTGCAATGACGTGTGGTGGTTAAAATTGCTAAAATATCCAAGTCCCTTTACAAATTGTGAAGAGGTTAAGGGTGCTTGAAAATAACGTCAAGTAAAGGAAAAGGTTGAGATAGCTATGAAGAGAGTTTAGGATTTAGAATTGCTAAAATGTCCAAAAGCCATTAATGAGTTGTGAAGAGCTCTTATTTATAAATTTCAAAAGTAGGAGGTACAAAGTTATGTGTTAAATAAGAATAATGAGAGAGATTTTCCGGTAAAAAAagacattaatttttttattaataaagggttaaaattatggataatgacAACTAGGAGTTCATTATATTTTTGAAAGAAAAGTGACCACCACTTAATATTGTAGGAAAAAGATAAAAGGAACCTCTTAACTTCCTCTTCATATGATCCATCATGTCAAGTTTTTTGGAACATCTAAAAGTGAACATAACTAAAATATCTTGATATATTTTAGGGTTATTTCCACTTCTTCTACTTTAGTAAAGTAGTAACATAAGAAATAAATTATGTGGAATGTCTTTCGGAACATGAGTTGTTCTTAATTAAGGGTTGTTCTAATATGTTTTGAACTTGAGTTGttctcaatatatatatttataaaggtTGTTCCATAGCTATTGTCAACATAATTGttattggtaaatgttgttttgaATAAGAGTTGTTCTTAGTAGAAATTCTTTCGAGTAAAAGTAATTTCGATGAGGAGTTGTTCTAAATAGGGTATTTTCTTAACATGACTATTGATCTATtctaatttgatatgtcaaattggacacttttgAATACTTAATGAGTTTGTTCTCAAGTAGTGTATCAGTCTTTTTAATGCTTTTTAGTGATTCATAGCTTTTAGTGTTAATAATAAATTTTCTAACATTTTACTTCTTTTGAGACCCAAAATAAAAACACTATGTGAACTCAACTCAAGTCACATTATTCTTTTTAAGGGAATTTTTTTCAATGTTAGGGTTAGCGAATATGATGTATTTAAGGCATCTTTATGCCACAACAAAAGGGggatatttttatcatttttttgtCAACATCTTTTATTCCCTCACCATTTTTAGTTTTCTAGGTTTTCCTTTCTTAGCTTAGTAGTTAGTTGTTGatgttttcttctttatttttactactcatttagtTTTCTTTCAAATAGACACTAGACTCTTCGTTGTTATTTTGGGATTTTCTTTAAAGCATTCAATAGATTTACTTATTGTTGGTTACCAAAAGTGCAAAAATATTAACTTGGCCTATGgttttttcatcatttttgctataatcatattcatcaaaaacTCCTTTAAGAGTCACTAAGCATTTCTAGACTTTGCCCTTTTTATTGTGGTTACTTAATGAATcatttaaacatgaaattggcTGGTCTTTGTATTTTGATGATGAGTAAGAACTGAGTTTTGTAGTGGTTGGTTAATAGAAATGTTGCATGATTAACTTTAGAGTAAGAAACGAAGTTgtaaaaattagactaaattgaatagacttTAGAACTTAGAATTGACACCTCTAGGGGAACATTTAGATAGGTGAGACTGAGAGGAGATCCTATTGTGACCTAATTTGATTATCGTGATTTAGTTTAGTGATGTTGAGAGATAAACCAAACTAAATCATCTAATTAGGTTAAATGGTGATCAAGAGGTAAAACTGGACCAATTAGGAGTTTGAGCAATTTAGA contains these protein-coding regions:
- the LOC108458129 gene encoding uncharacterized protein LOC108458129, whose protein sequence is MAISLSSVFGFNLKYVSRSCIGGASVLKANPSVSPFQMYGSGGRVHQKRRGLCLSVEDRDRLVANSSIKDSGDAEKLVSDDRVLALNPPSLDNESRSPTSEPSNGSMVSSTPMQEASSPPNIQTTTKKVSLTAKERLRAARVLSRYAESKSSKSEMGSNVLDAMRESDKGKKRSRLPEAPTNLFDDSKRGMPKQGLTFQFPGGNDLLVIIFSVVFISTVMFTTTYIVWKVGAIHFNEY
- the LOC108459826 gene encoding transcription factor bHLH51-like; its protein translation is MENYYKSSSWTDFSDKVSNDSSFIVPWTIPVEEIAEDKATTVYTSHSQAEKRRRDRINAQLSALRELIPMSHKMDKAALLKCAVEQVKDLKRKAAEISKAFNIPTEMDEVTVDWDRPQDINPNGTRQGNDSKDKIFIRASVCCDDRPEVFTELIKILKGLRLNTIKADISSVGGRMKCNFILCYNSIDEEEEEGEGVSPTTLKQSLDVVLSRIASSSDVSDYRIRSKRQRLFLLSQFTQSS